In the genome of Nocardia sp. NBC_00416, one region contains:
- the proB gene encoding glutamate 5-kinase gives MTRVPLELSDARQSIAGARRVVVKIGSSALTSLTGGLDITRLDRLADAIEARMRAGSDVVVVSSGAIGAGLAPLGLSRRPRDLATKQAAASVGQLALVHAWGTSFARYDRTVGQILLSADDFARREHHRNAQRTLDRLRSLGAVAVVNENDTVATEEIRFGDNDRLAALVAHLVGADALFLLSDVAGLYDGDPRKGNASFIGEVRTSADLDGVIAGSGGVLGTGGMASKLSAARLAADAGVPVLLAAADEAAEALGTGTVGTAFAARPVRLSARRFWVRHAADSRGAILIDSGAVDAVANARRSLLAAGIVAVRGRFHGGDVVDLIGPDRSVVARGVVEYDAAELVTVLGRSTRELPDGMQRPVIHADDLVKV, from the coding sequence GTGACCCGGGTTCCGTTAGAACTCAGTGATGCCCGGCAGTCGATCGCCGGGGCCCGGCGGGTTGTCGTCAAGATCGGATCATCGGCGCTCACCAGCCTGACCGGTGGCCTGGACATCACCCGGCTGGACCGGCTCGCGGACGCCATCGAGGCGCGGATGCGGGCCGGGTCCGATGTGGTCGTGGTGTCCTCCGGTGCGATCGGCGCGGGCCTGGCCCCGCTCGGGCTGAGCCGGCGGCCTCGCGACCTCGCCACCAAACAGGCGGCGGCCAGCGTCGGGCAGCTCGCTCTCGTGCACGCCTGGGGCACCTCGTTCGCCCGCTACGACCGCACAGTCGGTCAGATCCTGCTCAGCGCGGACGACTTCGCCCGCCGCGAACACCACCGCAATGCCCAGCGCACGCTCGACCGGTTGCGGTCGCTCGGTGCGGTCGCGGTGGTGAACGAGAACGATACCGTCGCCACCGAGGAGATCAGGTTCGGCGATAACGATCGCCTCGCCGCCCTGGTGGCCCACCTGGTGGGCGCCGACGCGTTGTTCCTGCTGTCGGATGTGGCCGGGCTCTACGACGGCGACCCGCGCAAGGGGAACGCGAGTTTCATCGGTGAGGTGCGCACCAGCGCCGACCTCGACGGTGTGATCGCCGGCAGCGGCGGTGTACTCGGGACCGGTGGGATGGCTTCCAAACTGTCCGCCGCCCGGTTGGCGGCGGATGCGGGTGTGCCGGTCCTGCTGGCGGCGGCCGACGAAGCCGCCGAGGCGCTCGGCACCGGTACGGTGGGAACGGCTTTCGCCGCCCGGCCGGTGCGTTTGTCGGCGCGCCGGTTCTGGGTCCGGCACGCCGCGGACAGCCGGGGTGCGATCCTCATCGATTCCGGTGCGGTCGACGCGGTGGCCAACGCCCGCCGGTCATTGCTGGCCGCCGGTATCGTTGCGGTTCGGGGGCGTTTCCACGGCGGCGACGTGGTCGACCTCATCGGCCCGGACCGTTCCGTCGTGGCCCGGGGTGTGGTGGAATACGACGCCGCCGAACTCGTGACCGTGCTCGGTCGATCCACCCGGGAGTTGCCGGACGGTATGCAGCGCCCGGTGATCCACGCGGACGACCTCGTGAAGGTGTAA
- a CDS encoding endonuclease V, which translates to MVRVRQMHEWAVSADEAVTIQQSLRAQVRVRDEHGPIQRVAGLDVAYRDPDIAIGVVTVLDLDSLAVIDRAVVREKVEFPYVSGLFAFREIPALVRALEALSAEPDALICDGHGLAHPRRFGLAAHLGVLTDLPSVGVAKKPFGAHTEPGPARGDWTPVTADGEVVGRALRTQPGVTPVFVSVGHRFALDSACALVLRLAPRYRLPETTRTADHLGRIS; encoded by the coding sequence ATGGTGCGAGTGCGGCAGATGCACGAGTGGGCGGTGAGCGCGGACGAGGCCGTCACCATTCAGCAGAGCCTGCGGGCCCAGGTCCGGGTACGCGACGAGCACGGCCCGATCCAGCGGGTCGCGGGCCTGGATGTCGCCTATCGCGACCCTGATATCGCGATCGGTGTGGTGACCGTGCTGGACCTGGATTCACTGGCCGTGATCGACCGGGCCGTCGTCCGTGAGAAAGTCGAATTTCCTTATGTATCTGGTCTTTTCGCCTTCCGGGAGATCCCGGCACTGGTTCGCGCGCTCGAGGCGCTGAGCGCCGAGCCCGACGCGCTGATCTGCGACGGTCACGGGCTTGCCCATCCTCGCCGCTTCGGACTCGCCGCGCATCTGGGGGTGCTCACCGATCTGCCCAGCGTCGGAGTCGCGAAGAAACCCTTCGGCGCGCACACAGAACCCGGACCTGCCCGGGGCGACTGGACCCCGGTCACCGCCGACGGCGAGGTCGTCGGCCGCGCCCTGCGCACCCAGCCCGGGGTCACACCGGTTTTCGTGTCGGTGGGCCACCGCTTCGCCCTCGATTCCGCCTGCGCTCTCGTGTTGCGTCTCGCCCCGCGCTACCGGCTGCCCGAAACCACCCGCACGGCAGATCATCTGGGCCGTATCTCCTGA
- a CDS encoding NADP-dependent oxidoreductase: MKAVRFNQFGGPEVLEIVDLPDPHPGPGRIRIAVRAAGVNPSDWKKRAGLMDPELPQTLGHEAAGIVDELGEGVAGVAVGDRVFGFSDEGSAQAESAVLSHYAPIPPSLGFPGAAALPTAIETATRALDGLGVGSGDTLLVNGASGNVGSAAVQLAVVRGARVIGTAGPANQEYLRSLGAEPVTYGEGLVERVRARTPDGVDLALDIAGSGVLPQLIDLAGGAEHVVTVADFVGAREYGVKFSSGDTDGRAVHVLGEIGDLIESGRFSPPVAQTFPLADVAEAHKVGERGHGRGKLVLLVG; the protein is encoded by the coding sequence ATGAAGGCGGTCCGTTTCAATCAGTTCGGCGGCCCGGAGGTCCTCGAGATCGTGGATCTCCCCGATCCGCATCCGGGTCCCGGCCGGATCCGGATCGCAGTGCGCGCGGCCGGCGTGAACCCGAGCGACTGGAAGAAGCGCGCGGGCCTGATGGATCCGGAGCTTCCGCAGACCCTGGGCCACGAGGCCGCCGGAATCGTCGACGAGCTCGGCGAAGGTGTCGCGGGCGTGGCCGTCGGTGATCGCGTGTTCGGCTTCTCCGACGAGGGCTCGGCCCAAGCCGAATCCGCGGTGCTGTCCCACTACGCGCCCATTCCGCCGTCGCTCGGCTTCCCGGGCGCCGCCGCACTGCCGACCGCCATCGAAACGGCCACGCGCGCCTTGGACGGGCTCGGCGTCGGGAGCGGCGACACACTGCTCGTCAACGGCGCCTCCGGGAACGTCGGCAGCGCAGCGGTACAGCTCGCCGTGGTACGCGGCGCACGTGTCATCGGAACCGCCGGTCCGGCGAACCAGGAATACCTGCGCTCGCTGGGGGCCGAGCCCGTCACATACGGCGAGGGATTGGTCGAACGGGTTCGCGCACGCACACCCGACGGCGTCGACCTCGCGCTCGATATCGCGGGCAGCGGGGTTCTGCCCCAACTCATCGATCTCGCCGGCGGGGCCGAACACGTCGTCACAGTCGCCGACTTCGTGGGAGCCCGGGAATACGGGGTGAAGTTCAGCAGCGGCGATACCGATGGTCGCGCGGTCCATGTGCTCGGCGAGATCGGCGATCTGATCGAGTCCGGGCGCTTCTCACCACCGGTCGCACAGACCTTCCCACTGGCCGATGTCGCAGAGGCGCACAAGGTGGGCGAGCGAGGACACGGACGCGGGAAGCTCGTGCTGCTCGTCGGCTGA
- a CDS encoding SDR family NAD(P)-dependent oxidoreductase, whose amino-acid sequence MSEKIVVVTGATRGIGRATATAFARKGYRVVVTGRRAEAVDSVVREMRADGLAAEGELLDVCSIDSARCLRESLAARHDHIDVLVNNAGILPEATASGTVNFAHPGAFSETLMTNTFGPANVIEALLPLVRRAAAGHIVNVSTEMGSLTEQRNPQSPYYSMVVPGYQASKAALNSITIGLAKTLADTTVRVTSVCPGFVATELAPAAASAPTTPAQAAQIVLAAVESPDQHTDGAFVGAQGAIAW is encoded by the coding sequence ATGTCGGAGAAAATCGTGGTGGTCACCGGCGCGACCCGGGGAATCGGACGCGCCACCGCGACGGCGTTCGCCCGCAAGGGATACCGGGTCGTCGTCACCGGGCGGCGTGCCGAGGCGGTGGATTCCGTGGTGCGGGAGATGCGGGCCGACGGGCTCGCGGCCGAGGGCGAGCTCCTCGACGTGTGCTCGATCGATAGCGCGCGATGCCTGCGCGAATCGCTCGCCGCACGGCACGACCACATCGACGTGCTGGTGAACAATGCCGGAATCCTGCCCGAGGCGACCGCGTCGGGAACGGTGAACTTCGCCCATCCCGGCGCGTTCAGCGAGACATTGATGACCAATACCTTCGGCCCCGCCAATGTGATCGAAGCGCTGCTGCCACTGGTGCGGCGCGCGGCGGCGGGTCATATCGTCAATGTCTCCACCGAGATGGGTTCGTTGACCGAGCAGCGTAACCCGCAGTCGCCGTACTACTCGATGGTCGTGCCCGGGTATCAGGCGTCGAAGGCGGCACTGAACAGCATCACCATCGGGCTGGCGAAAACGCTCGCCGACACCACGGTCCGAGTGACCTCGGTGTGTCCGGGATTCGTCGCGACCGAACTCGCCCCGGCCGCGGCCTCCGCGCCGACGACACCGGCGCAGGCCGCGCAGATCGTGCTGGCGGCGGTGGAATCGCCGGATCAGCACACCGACGGCGCCTTCGTCGGCGCGCAGGGGGCGATCGCCTGGTAG
- a CDS encoding DoxX family protein produces MRVIDEEIAGSRPDLPVDADGPETARWSWPARVVFRFGVVYSVLFCVLIGQILFVFTGVLHDLLPDTAPVWPLLKAGPLLERVSSTVFGIDAEFYRFSGSGDQAIIWVMVFCALVVAAAAAVVWSVLDRRRLAYPRAAAWFLTGLRLCLAGQMLFYGIAKAIPTQMPPPPLSALIQPYGEFSPISVLWLQVGSAPVYEILLGVAELIGGLLLLLAPRTATLGAMLSVVSMAQVFVLNMTFDVPVKILSFHLLLFSLVLLAPQARRFADFFLLARRADPAVQPPLFTGRRAGRIAGFAQAVIGVWLVAGVVLLGWSTWQDYGGGAPKPALYGLWEVTEFRVDGQPAPPLLTDEIRWQRLVVETEGAVTVQRMDGELVTAAAQVDGAAHTLTLADPSGAGGAPVGAFTYDRPESGRLLLEGRLDGRPISIDLRSVDPGSFPLNGPRFHWVQENPALS; encoded by the coding sequence GTGAGGGTGATCGACGAAGAGATCGCCGGATCCCGACCCGATCTGCCGGTGGATGCCGACGGTCCGGAGACAGCGCGCTGGTCGTGGCCCGCGCGAGTGGTTTTCCGGTTCGGCGTGGTCTACTCCGTGCTCTTCTGCGTGCTGATCGGCCAGATCTTGTTCGTGTTCACCGGAGTGCTGCACGATCTGTTGCCCGACACCGCCCCCGTGTGGCCGTTGTTGAAGGCCGGTCCGCTGCTGGAACGGGTGTCCAGCACGGTATTCGGCATCGACGCCGAGTTCTATCGGTTCTCCGGCAGCGGTGATCAGGCGATCATCTGGGTGATGGTGTTCTGCGCGCTGGTCGTGGCCGCCGCGGCGGCTGTGGTGTGGTCGGTGCTGGATCGCCGGCGGCTCGCGTATCCGCGGGCGGCCGCGTGGTTCCTGACCGGCCTGCGGCTCTGCCTTGCGGGACAGATGCTGTTCTACGGGATCGCCAAGGCGATTCCGACCCAGATGCCGCCGCCTCCGCTCTCCGCGCTGATCCAGCCCTACGGCGAGTTCTCCCCGATCTCGGTGCTGTGGTTGCAGGTGGGGAGTGCGCCGGTCTACGAGATCCTGCTCGGTGTAGCGGAACTGATCGGGGGTCTGCTGCTGCTGCTGGCGCCGCGCACCGCCACCCTGGGGGCGATGCTGAGTGTCGTGAGCATGGCGCAGGTGTTCGTGCTGAATATGACGTTCGATGTCCCGGTCAAGATCCTGTCGTTCCATCTGCTGCTCTTCTCGCTGGTCCTGCTCGCCCCGCAGGCCCGCCGGTTCGCGGATTTCTTCCTGCTGGCCCGCCGCGCCGATCCCGCTGTGCAACCGCCGCTGTTCACCGGTCGCCGGGCCGGCCGGATCGCCGGATTCGCACAGGCGGTGATCGGAGTCTGGCTGGTGGCCGGTGTGGTGCTGCTCGGCTGGTCGACCTGGCAGGACTACGGCGGCGGCGCGCCGAAGCCGGCGCTGTACGGGCTGTGGGAGGTGACCGAGTTCCGGGTGGACGGGCAGCCGGCGCCACCGCTGCTGACCGATGAGATCCGGTGGCAGCGGCTCGTCGTCGAAACCGAAGGCGCGGTGACCGTGCAGCGGATGGACGGTGAGTTGGTGACGGCGGCGGCCCAGGTCGACGGCGCGGCGCACACCCTCACGCTCGCCGACCCATCGGGCGCCGGGGGCGCACCTGTCGGCGCCTTCACCTACGACCGTCCCGAATCGGGCAGGCTGCTGCTGGAGGGTCGGCTCGACGGTCGGCCGATATCGATCGACCTGCGCTCGGTGGACCCCGGCTCCTTCCCGCTGAACGGCCCGCGGTTCCACTGGGTGCAGGAGAACCCGGCCCTGTCCTGA